The Frondihabitans australicus genome includes a region encoding these proteins:
- a CDS encoding AAA family ATPase: protein MIIDRAYVPMALARPAEWPFTVPAVAALVGDGLRFDAPVTFLVGENGTGKSTIVEALAEAWGLDVRSGEGGRRYASEMPKSALGEVLKIDRVATGMVGRRQKGYFLRAETATAEFERRGASLGSRFTEASHGESFRAAFETYFAEKGLYVLDEPEAALSFTACLALLRVLRRLQGAGSQIVCATHSPLLTALPGARILELGAHGVRASEWGDLELVRHWQRFVGDPGAYLRYL from the coding sequence GTGATCATCGACCGCGCCTACGTGCCCATGGCGCTCGCACGCCCGGCCGAGTGGCCGTTCACCGTGCCCGCTGTCGCGGCCCTCGTGGGCGACGGGTTGAGGTTCGACGCGCCCGTCACGTTCCTCGTGGGCGAGAACGGCACCGGCAAGTCGACGATCGTCGAAGCCCTCGCCGAGGCGTGGGGGCTTGACGTGCGCTCTGGGGAGGGCGGGCGGCGCTACGCCTCCGAGATGCCGAAGTCGGCGCTCGGCGAGGTGTTGAAGATCGATCGCGTCGCCACGGGCATGGTCGGTCGTCGGCAGAAGGGGTACTTCCTGCGCGCCGAGACGGCGACCGCCGAGTTCGAGCGTCGCGGTGCCTCGCTCGGCAGCCGCTTCACCGAGGCCAGCCACGGCGAGAGCTTCCGCGCCGCGTTCGAGACGTACTTCGCCGAGAAGGGCCTCTACGTGCTCGACGAACCCGAAGCGGCACTCTCGTTCACCGCGTGTCTGGCGCTGCTGCGCGTGCTCCGGCGGCTTCAGGGCGCAGGATCCCAGATCGTCTGCGCCACCCACTCACCCCTGCTGACCGCGCTCCCCGGGGCCCGCATCCTCGAGCTCGGGGCTCACGGCGTCCGCGCCTCCGAGTGGGGCGACCTCGAACTCGTGCGGCATTGGCAGCGGTTCGTCGGCGACCCCGGCGCGTATCTGCGGTACCTCTGA
- the rsfS gene encoding ribosome silencing factor: MTATPEALELLHLAARAADSKQAEDLVALDVSEPLALTDIFLLASGRNERNVVAIASEVEDKLIEAGFKPLRREGRSEGRWVLLDFGDLVVHVFHEEDRQFYSLERLWSDCPAIALDLETAARVSE; encoded by the coding sequence GTGACAGCCACCCCCGAAGCACTCGAGCTCCTCCACCTCGCCGCCCGCGCGGCCGACTCGAAACAGGCCGAAGACCTGGTCGCTCTCGACGTCTCCGAGCCTCTCGCGCTCACCGACATCTTCCTTCTCGCCTCCGGCCGCAACGAGCGCAACGTGGTCGCCATCGCCTCCGAGGTCGAAGACAAGCTCATCGAGGCCGGCTTCAAGCCGCTGCGCCGCGAGGGCCGCTCCGAGGGCCGCTGGGTGCTCCTCGACTTCGGCGACCTCGTCGTGCACGTCTTCCACGAGGAGGACCGCCAGTTCTACTCCCTCGAGCGCCTGTGGAGCGACTGCCCGGCGATCGCGCTCGACCTGGAGACCGCCGCGCGCGTCTCCGAGTAG